From Gemmatimonadaceae bacterium, the proteins below share one genomic window:
- a CDS encoding alpha/beta fold hydrolase, protein MLETPHGAVGLDEAGHGVPVLLLHGFPHDRTLWEAQLASPPSGARLVAVDLPGFGESASTVTASLDAWADWCADVLDALKIPKAVIGGLSMGGYLALALWRRHPSRVQALLLADTRAGADSEEGRAKRVAMQQLAARQGADAIADQMITGMVGKTTRAKRPAAVAFLDAMMRRASVAAIHDALDAMRTRPDAASTLPTISVPTLIVCGDEDALTPVKESEAMHAAIPDSQLAIIPGAGHASCVEHPAAFTALLAGFIQARFP, encoded by the coding sequence GTGCTTGAGACGCCGCACGGCGCGGTCGGCCTCGACGAGGCAGGCCACGGCGTACCGGTGCTCCTGCTGCACGGGTTTCCCCACGACCGCACACTATGGGAAGCGCAGCTGGCGTCCCCACCAAGTGGCGCACGATTGGTTGCGGTGGACCTGCCGGGTTTCGGCGAGAGCGCGAGTACCGTCACCGCGTCGCTCGACGCCTGGGCCGATTGGTGCGCGGATGTGCTCGACGCGCTCAAGATCCCCAAGGCCGTCATCGGTGGGCTCTCGATGGGCGGCTATCTCGCGCTCGCCCTGTGGCGGCGCCATCCGTCGCGCGTGCAGGCCCTGCTGCTGGCCGACACGCGCGCAGGCGCGGATAGCGAGGAAGGCCGCGCGAAGCGCGTCGCGATGCAGCAGCTCGCCGCGCGGCAGGGTGCGGACGCCATCGCCGACCAGATGATCACGGGGATGGTGGGCAAGACGACACGTGCGAAGCGGCCCGCCGCCGTGGCATTCCTCGACGCGATGATGCGGCGCGCAAGCGTCGCGGCCATCCACGACGCGCTCGATGCGATGCGCACGCGACCCGATGCCGCGTCGACCCTGCCGACGATCTCCGTGCCCACGCTCATCGTCTGCGGCGACGAGGACGCGCTCACGCCAGTGAAGGAGTCCGAGGCGATGCACGCCGCCATTCCCGACAGCCAGCTGGCGATCATTCCCGGTGCCGGCCACGCGAGCTGTGTCGAACACCCGGCGGCGTTCACGGCCCTTCTCGCCGGCTTTATTCAAGCCAGATTTCCCTAG
- a CDS encoding sigma-70 family RNA polymerase sigma factor — translation MATDPLTIRRAINGDEAALRSLWVEHAPRVDAVVRRLVGDPDQAADIAQEVWIQIFRALPTWRGDSQFSTWAHRIAVNRTLNALRSVRRIAKLEVAMEDDTVSVDEDMDRSFLAQSIDEAVQQLSPGARSVFVLHDIEGYTHEEIAQELGITSGGSKSQLFKARAKLRRLLAHLVDVSSPAQDQAQA, via the coding sequence ATGGCCACTGACCCCCTCACCATACGCCGAGCGATCAACGGCGACGAAGCGGCGTTGCGCTCCCTCTGGGTGGAGCATGCGCCGCGGGTGGATGCCGTGGTTCGACGGCTGGTCGGGGACCCCGACCAGGCGGCGGACATCGCCCAGGAGGTCTGGATCCAGATCTTCCGGGCGCTGCCCACTTGGCGTGGCGACTCGCAGTTCTCCACCTGGGCGCATCGCATTGCGGTGAACCGCACGCTGAATGCCCTGCGCTCGGTGCGGCGAATCGCCAAGCTGGAAGTCGCGATGGAGGACGATACGGTCTCGGTGGACGAGGATATGGACCGCAGCTTCCTCGCCCAGTCCATCGACGAGGCCGTGCAGCAACTTTCACCCGGGGCACGGTCGGTATTCGTGCTCCACGATATCGAAGGCTATACGCACGAGGAGATCGCCCAGGAGTTGGGCATCACCTCCGGCGGTTCGAAGTCCCAGTTGTTCAAGGCACGCGCGAAGCTTCGCCGGCTGCTCGCGCACCTCGTGGATGTCTCCTCGCCGGCGCAAGATCAGGCACAGGCATAG
- a CDS encoding ribonuclease D, which yields MPRSAPSPTAAYLDTDAAVTEWLTAARKARRLALDTEGASFHRYVDRIYLLQLSTDTQHAIIDPLPTAAPALLGAMIEDPKVEIVFHDADYDLRLLHQDYGWNVRHVFDTRVAAQLLGIKAFGLAALLERGFGIKLDKKHQRADWSMRPLSADMLDYAAQDTMHLLGLRDQLHGELEKKDRLAWAKEEFERLESVRWPTDDAANAFLKMKGARDLTRRELAVLRELVQWRDATALKLDRATFRVVGNEVLLEAAKAHPASKQTLGEIKGMPRGILERSATDILAAIDRGINVPEAELPRFPKAPRWDRDPEFDSKVGALKQVRDAAAARLELDPGVICSRERLESVARLLPAESSDIAVIPEFRRWQIEVLGEGFVKALAPWRKKGATGKPATPKSANKPVTGEPKDSDSPYLDS from the coding sequence GTGCCCCGCAGCGCTCCCTCGCCCACCGCCGCCTATCTCGATACCGACGCCGCCGTCACCGAATGGCTCACGGCGGCGCGCAAGGCCAGGCGGCTCGCGCTCGACACGGAGGGAGCCAGCTTCCATCGCTACGTCGACCGCATCTACCTGCTGCAACTGTCCACGGACACGCAGCACGCCATCATCGACCCGCTACCCACCGCGGCACCCGCGCTGCTTGGCGCGATGATCGAGGATCCGAAGGTCGAGATCGTCTTTCACGACGCGGACTACGACCTGCGACTGCTGCACCAGGACTATGGGTGGAACGTGCGCCACGTGTTCGACACGCGCGTGGCCGCGCAGTTGCTGGGCATCAAGGCCTTCGGTCTGGCCGCGCTGCTGGAGCGCGGATTCGGCATCAAGCTTGACAAGAAGCACCAGCGCGCCGACTGGTCGATGCGTCCGCTCTCCGCTGACATGCTCGACTACGCCGCGCAGGACACGATGCACCTGCTTGGACTGCGGGATCAGTTGCACGGCGAGCTTGAGAAGAAGGACCGCCTCGCCTGGGCCAAGGAAGAGTTCGAGCGACTCGAATCCGTCCGCTGGCCGACGGACGACGCCGCGAACGCCTTCCTCAAGATGAAGGGCGCGCGCGACCTCACGCGCCGCGAGTTGGCCGTGCTGCGCGAACTCGTGCAGTGGCGCGACGCGACGGCACTCAAGCTCGACCGCGCCACGTTCCGTGTGGTGGGGAACGAGGTGTTGCTCGAGGCCGCCAAGGCGCATCCCGCGAGCAAGCAGACGCTTGGCGAGATCAAGGGCATGCCGCGCGGCATCCTCGAGCGCTCGGCGACGGACATCCTCGCGGCCATCGATCGCGGCATCAACGTGCCCGAGGCGGAGTTGCCACGGTTTCCAAAGGCACCACGCTGGGACCGCGACCCGGAGTTCGATTCCAAGGTCGGCGCACTGAAGCAGGTGCGCGACGCGGCGGCGGCGCGGCTCGAACTGGATCCGGGCGTCATCTGCTCGCGCGAACGCCTGGAGTCCGTGGCGCGGCTGCTGCCGGCCGAGTCCTCGGACATTGCGGTGATCCCCGAGTTCCGGCGCTGGCAGATCGAGGTGCTAGGCGAGGGCTTCGTGAAGGCCTTGGCGCCTTGGCGGAAGAAGGGCGCGACCGGCAAGCCGGCCACGCCCAAGTCCGCCAACAAGCCTGTCACTGGTGAGCCCAAGGATTCGGACTCGCCCTACCTCGACAGCTAG
- a CDS encoding isoprenylcysteine carboxylmethyltransferase family protein — translation MLFRNRGWLPVPFLLVPLFAPGHMSPRTTLIGVIIMVIGEWWRMWGVATAGTVTRRRSRNVQKLVAHGPFAWSRNPLYNGNFLLWMGIITISGVLWFLPVAAVIFAIEYYYIVRYEEGVLESIFGQVYLDYKAKTPRWMPRPPAAGDGEGEFFWAEAWKSEISTFLQFVAIIGLFIAKDRFFPM, via the coding sequence GTGCTGTTCCGCAATCGCGGCTGGCTGCCGGTGCCCTTTCTGCTCGTGCCGCTGTTCGCGCCCGGCCACATGTCGCCACGCACTACGCTCATTGGCGTCATCATCATGGTGATAGGCGAGTGGTGGCGGATGTGGGGCGTGGCCACGGCCGGCACCGTCACGCGCCGCCGATCGCGCAACGTACAGAAGCTGGTGGCGCACGGGCCGTTTGCCTGGAGCCGCAACCCGCTCTACAACGGCAACTTCCTGCTGTGGATGGGCATCATCACGATCAGCGGGGTGCTCTGGTTCCTGCCCGTGGCCGCGGTGATCTTCGCCATCGAGTACTACTACATCGTGCGCTACGAGGAGGGCGTGCTCGAGAGCATCTTCGGGCAGGTGTACCTCGACTACAAGGCGAAGACGCCGCGTTGGATGCCGCGGCCGCCTGCGGCCGGGGATGGGGAGGGCGAGTTCTTCTGGGCGGAGGCGTGGAAGTCGGAGATCTCCACGTTCCTGCAGTTCGTGGCGATCATTGGGTTGTTCATTGCCAAGGACCGGTTCTTTCCGATGTAG
- a CDS encoding DUF59 domain-containing protein: MSEDRVKLALRRVKDPELNLNILDLGLIYGIEVSGSDVKVDMSLTSPGCPSGPEIMSEAEQQVRAIEGVGNVAMNLVWSPPWTPDRIEPRVRAYLGF, from the coding sequence GTGTCCGAGGATCGCGTAAAGCTCGCGCTGCGCCGCGTGAAGGATCCCGAGCTCAACCTGAACATCCTCGACCTCGGCCTTATCTACGGCATCGAGGTCAGTGGCAGTGATGTGAAGGTGGATATGTCGCTGACCTCACCTGGTTGTCCGTCAGGCCCGGAGATCATGTCCGAGGCCGAGCAGCAGGTGAGGGCCATCGAGGGTGTCGGCAACGTGGCGATGAATCTCGTGTGGTCACCACCCTGGACGCCGGACCGCATCGAGCCGCGCGTGCGCGCGTACCTCGGTTTCTAG
- a CDS encoding AI-2E family transporter — MRPTTSFSLQRPDRPLRTGDLVRAAVIVLFIIVILQLLWSARLLVLTTFLGVLFGLSASRATEWVMRRVKVKRSIAAAGVVFGSTALLLLIFAWSGPTLVEQSTELRTKLPESVQNLETWIGGKSPRLLDAIAPPDSTGGSRIIAAANRYSEGLTEFAFGVVQSVFVVAAGIVLVIFVALYIAADPRVYRRGMMLLVPSEQRERFGTTLTAVGGALRKWFQTQLIAMVVIGVVTTIVLALIGVRGALPLGVLAGLFEFIPNIGPLLSAIPAVLMGFTESPQQAGIIALAYWGIQFLENNLLIPYLMREQLDLPPALTLLAQVIMAYVFGFLGLFVAIPVLAVAMVAVRTYWVEDDLPPLPTMEMRIPELLPEEDGGSA, encoded by the coding sequence ATGCGCCCGACGACCTCTTTCTCGCTCCAGCGGCCGGACCGCCCGCTGCGCACCGGCGACCTCGTGCGCGCGGCCGTCATCGTGCTGTTCATCATCGTCATCCTGCAGCTGCTGTGGTCTGCGCGGCTGCTGGTGCTCACGACCTTCCTCGGCGTGCTCTTCGGGCTCTCGGCCTCACGTGCCACCGAATGGGTGATGCGGCGGGTGAAGGTGAAGCGATCGATCGCCGCGGCGGGCGTGGTCTTCGGCTCGACGGCGCTGCTGCTGCTGATCTTTGCCTGGTCCGGTCCGACGCTTGTCGAACAATCCACGGAACTGCGCACGAAGCTGCCGGAGTCCGTGCAGAATCTCGAGACCTGGATCGGCGGCAAGTCGCCGCGCCTGCTCGATGCGATCGCGCCGCCGGACAGCACGGGCGGCAGCCGCATCATCGCCGCCGCGAACCGCTACTCCGAAGGCCTGACCGAGTTTGCGTTCGGTGTGGTGCAGTCGGTGTTTGTGGTCGCGGCCGGCATCGTGCTCGTCATCTTCGTGGCGCTCTACATCGCCGCCGATCCCCGCGTGTATCGGCGCGGCATGATGCTGCTCGTGCCCAGCGAGCAGCGCGAGCGATTCGGAACCACGCTCACGGCCGTGGGCGGCGCGCTGCGCAAGTGGTTCCAGACGCAGTTGATCGCGATGGTCGTGATCGGCGTCGTGACGACGATCGTGCTCGCGCTGATTGGCGTGCGCGGCGCCCTGCCGCTGGGCGTACTGGCCGGCCTCTTCGAGTTCATCCCGAACATCGGCCCGCTGCTCTCGGCGATTCCCGCCGTACTCATGGGATTCACGGAGTCGCCGCAGCAGGCCGGCATCATCGCCCTCGCCTACTGGGGCATCCAGTTCCTCGAGAACAACCTGCTGATCCCGTATCTGATGCGGGAGCAGCTCGACCTGCCGCCGGCGCTTACGCTGCTGGCGCAGGTCATCATGGCCTACGTCTTCGGCTTCCTCGGCCTCTTCGTGGCCATTCCTGTCTTGGCGGTTGCGATGGTCGCGGTGCGCACGTACTGGGTGGAGGACGATCTGCCACCGTTGCCCACGATGGAGATGCGCATCCCCGAGCTGTTGCCTGAGGAGGACGGCGGCAGTGCTTGA
- a CDS encoding serine hydrolase has translation MSAQRLTEVDRIIDRGMKAGAYPGAAVIIGRNGAVVWQKGYGRLSWRSTSGSVDPQTSLYDLASVTKPVCTATAAMILHDQGKLTLDTKIQSVLPEFTGRWKDRVTVGHLLAHVSGLPPGRRIWLTAKNPTEGRHQVLTTALNSIPGGVVDYSDLGPIILGLAIERVSGMPLNQFCETQIFEPLGMHDTRYQPSADLKPRIAPTEMYPPRGHAAYGEVHDETAYTLGGISGNAGLFSTAEDLAIFAQMMLNGGTYGGVRLIQDSTVRRFTQVVKGNRTYGWEVPMGERGSGEFLSQRSFGHVGYTGTSIWIDPERKLFVIILTNRVHDARARRPGIIIADVRHDVADAAALAITAEPTLRAVAWPRVFRVDQAPDWNPPTRTLVRRPTTLPRSGAASSPDDQDLPQ, from the coding sequence ATGTCGGCCCAGCGACTCACCGAGGTCGACCGCATCATCGACCGGGGAATGAAGGCCGGTGCGTACCCAGGCGCCGCGGTGATCATCGGAAGAAACGGCGCCGTCGTCTGGCAGAAGGGCTACGGCCGCCTGAGCTGGCGCAGCACAAGCGGAAGCGTGGACCCGCAGACGAGCCTCTACGATTTGGCCTCAGTCACGAAACCAGTCTGCACGGCCACAGCGGCGATGATCCTGCACGACCAGGGCAAGTTGACGCTCGACACGAAGATCCAGAGCGTCCTGCCGGAGTTCACGGGCCGCTGGAAGGACCGGGTAACGGTCGGCCATCTGTTAGCCCACGTTTCGGGCCTGCCGCCAGGCCGCAGAATCTGGCTTACCGCCAAGAACCCGACAGAAGGGCGACACCAAGTGCTCACTACGGCGCTCAATTCAATCCCTGGCGGCGTTGTCGACTACTCCGACCTCGGCCCGATTATCCTCGGATTGGCCATCGAGCGCGTCTCCGGGATGCCGCTCAACCAGTTCTGCGAGACCCAAATCTTCGAACCGCTCGGCATGCACGACACGCGCTACCAGCCGTCCGCGGACCTCAAGCCCCGCATCGCCCCCACGGAGATGTATCCGCCCCGCGGCCACGCCGCGTATGGCGAGGTACACGACGAGACCGCCTACACGCTGGGCGGCATCAGCGGCAACGCTGGCCTGTTCAGCACCGCGGAGGACCTCGCGATCTTCGCGCAGATGATGCTCAACGGCGGCACCTACGGCGGCGTCCGACTCATCCAAGACTCCACCGTGCGCCGCTTCACCCAGGTCGTGAAGGGCAACCGCACCTACGGCTGGGAAGTCCCGATGGGTGAACGGGGCTCCGGCGAGTTCCTCAGCCAGCGCTCCTTCGGACACGTCGGCTACACGGGCACGTCCATCTGGATCGATCCCGAACGCAAGCTGTTCGTCATCATCCTGACCAATCGCGTGCACGATGCGCGTGCGCGCCGCCCCGGCATCATCATCGCCGACGTGCGTCACGACGTGGCCGACGCGGCAGCCCTCGCAATCACCGCGGAACCGACCCTGCGCGCCGTGGCCTGGCCGCGGGTCTTCCGCGTGGACCAGGCGCCCGACTGGAACCCGCCGACGCGCACGCTGGTTCGTCGCCCAACGACGCTGCCGCGCAGTGGCGCGGCCTCCAGCCCCGACGACCAGGACCTCCCGCAGTGA
- a CDS encoding (2Fe-2S)-binding protein: MRLSINDRPFALEPDGHASLLDVLRDTLGLIGTKRVCDAGACGACTVHVDGRPVYSCLTLVHGCEGRQIRTIESLGDAGNPHALQEAFAAEDAAQCGFCTPGQLMAAAALLARNPNPSDEQIVAAMSGNLCRCGTYPKIVRAVRRAAATIRESANG, from the coding sequence GTGCGCCTCTCCATCAATGATCGACCGTTCGCGCTGGAACCTGACGGACACGCGAGCCTGCTCGACGTTCTCCGTGACACGCTGGGCCTGATTGGCACGAAGCGTGTCTGCGACGCCGGGGCCTGCGGGGCCTGCACGGTCCACGTCGATGGGCGCCCCGTCTACAGCTGCCTGACCCTCGTCCACGGCTGCGAGGGTCGCCAGATCCGCACCATTGAATCCCTCGGTGACGCCGGCAATCCGCACGCGCTACAGGAGGCGTTCGCCGCCGAAGATGCGGCGCAGTGCGGTTTTTGCACCCCCGGGCAATTGATGGCGGCCGCCGCACTGCTGGCGCGCAACCCCAACCCGAGCGACGAGCAGATCGTCGCGGCGATGTCGGGGAACCTCTGCCGCTGCGGCACCTATCCCAAGATCGTGCGTGCCGTCCGGCGGGCGGCCGCCACGATCAGGGAGTCGGCCAATGGCTGA
- a CDS encoding TonB-dependent receptor has product MIRRSILALVLLLAGAFDILPAQSRTSGVTVFGKVVDARSSQPIPFLTVQLRTERDSAFLTGRLTDSTGAFTFRDLASGVYRLEARRIGYEPLVQRVLVGELSAFLDLGVLPMVPAAAQLGGVVVSASADEVSAAMDRRTFRVADNVSQSGGSVLQAMASLPGVTVSQDGKVQLRGSDQVIVLIDGKQTALTGFGAQSGLANLPASAIENIEIITNPGARFDANGSAGVINLILKKEEQDGLNGSLGLTAGAGALWEKRANLPSVGEQYRVTPKINPSVSLNYRKGGTNTFLRGDWLHSPTLNKNEFATRQYGDTLTVIQQMRRNRDTDYATVSAGVDHAFDEYRSLTVSTLYNQETIIDHGDNPYFRNDVATRYRLWQFLEDEVLYAAYGTAVYTRRYPQPGRSLTVTGIVSFHREDEKYFFTNTLAGFTGRDSFALIADEHVQDLNVDYIRPLRQGRVEAGFKGRRRVIPTNMQFFPGPQSPIDSGAGGRAEYRELIPALYGNYVYESETVELEGGLRVETVILDYDVNPDHNTYRSDGYRYTQPFPNVRVAYKFSPSRKLSLFVNRRVDRPNEGDIRIFPKYDEPELLKVGNPGLQPQFTTSADLGYRASWGRGSLYGAAFHRITDATITRIATSVPGDSILYNVTQNAGRSWMTGAELVWQQSLTDWITTSTNAMVYRSTVGAFTVLNQYPQPTSFSAPRQEIVSGNFKVNATILAPGGWDARVTSVYLAPDLLPQGRIESRYSLDVGLRKSVQGGRGEVIVNATDVLNTMQLRRTIRGTDFTWRSTDYLETQAIRVGYSWKF; this is encoded by the coding sequence GTGATTCGTCGCTCTATCCTGGCGCTCGTCCTCCTCCTGGCGGGCGCCTTTGACATTCTGCCGGCCCAGAGCCGCACCTCCGGCGTCACCGTGTTCGGCAAGGTAGTGGATGCGCGCTCGTCGCAGCCGATTCCCTTCCTCACCGTGCAGCTGCGCACGGAACGCGACAGCGCGTTTCTGACAGGGCGGCTCACGGACTCGACCGGCGCATTCACGTTCCGCGACCTCGCGAGCGGGGTGTACCGGCTCGAGGCCAGGCGCATCGGCTACGAACCGCTGGTGCAGCGGGTGCTGGTCGGCGAGCTGAGCGCCTTCCTCGACCTCGGCGTCCTGCCGATGGTGCCGGCGGCGGCGCAGCTCGGCGGCGTGGTCGTGAGCGCCAGCGCCGACGAGGTGTCCGCGGCGATGGACCGCCGGACCTTCCGCGTGGCCGACAACGTGAGCCAGTCCGGCGGCTCCGTCTTGCAGGCGATGGCCAGCCTGCCCGGCGTGACGGTGTCGCAGGACGGCAAGGTGCAGCTACGCGGCAGCGACCAGGTCATCGTGCTCATCGACGGCAAGCAGACCGCACTCACCGGCTTCGGCGCCCAGAGCGGCCTCGCCAACCTCCCGGCCTCGGCCATCGAGAACATTGAGATCATCACGAATCCCGGCGCGCGCTTCGATGCCAACGGCAGCGCCGGCGTCATCAACCTGATCCTCAAGAAGGAAGAACAGGACGGCCTCAACGGCAGCCTCGGTCTCACCGCCGGTGCCGGCGCACTCTGGGAGAAGCGCGCGAACCTCCCGAGCGTGGGCGAGCAGTACCGCGTGACCCCCAAGATCAATCCGTCGGTCTCGCTCAACTACCGCAAGGGCGGCACCAACACCTTCCTGCGCGGCGACTGGCTGCACTCGCCCACGCTCAACAAGAACGAATTCGCCACGCGGCAGTACGGCGATACGCTGACGGTCATCCAGCAGATGCGCCGCAACCGCGATACGGACTACGCCACGGTGAGCGCGGGCGTCGACCACGCGTTCGACGAGTACCGCTCGCTGACGGTCTCCACGCTCTACAACCAGGAGACCATCATCGACCATGGCGACAATCCGTACTTCCGCAATGACGTCGCCACCCGCTACCGGCTGTGGCAGTTCCTGGAAGACGAGGTCCTCTACGCGGCCTACGGCACGGCGGTGTACACGCGGCGCTATCCACAGCCGGGCCGCTCGCTGACCGTCACGGGCATCGTCTCGTTCCACCGCGAGGACGAGAAGTACTTCTTCACGAACACCCTGGCCGGGTTCACCGGTCGCGACTCGTTCGCACTGATCGCCGATGAGCACGTGCAGGACCTCAACGTCGACTACATCCGGCCGCTGCGGCAGGGTCGCGTGGAGGCCGGGTTCAAGGGACGCCGTCGCGTGATCCCGACCAACATGCAGTTCTTCCCGGGGCCGCAGTCGCCGATCGACAGCGGCGCGGGCGGGCGCGCCGAGTATCGGGAGCTGATCCCGGCGCTGTATGGGAACTACGTGTATGAGAGCGAGACCGTCGAGCTCGAGGGCGGCCTGCGCGTGGAGACGGTGATCCTCGACTACGACGTGAATCCCGACCACAACACGTATCGCAGCGATGGCTATCGCTACACGCAGCCGTTTCCGAACGTGCGGGTGGCCTACAAGTTCTCGCCCTCGCGGAAGCTCTCGCTGTTCGTGAACCGTCGCGTGGACCGGCCCAACGAAGGCGACATCCGCATCTTCCCCAAGTACGACGAGCCGGAGTTGCTCAAGGTCGGCAACCCAGGCCTGCAGCCGCAGTTCACGACTTCGGCCGACCTCGGGTATCGCGCGAGCTGGGGACGGGGCAGCCTCTACGGCGCGGCGTTTCACCGGATCACCGACGCGACCATCACGCGCATCGCGACCAGTGTGCCGGGCGACTCAATCCTTTACAACGTCACGCAGAATGCGGGACGCAGCTGGATGACGGGCGCGGAACTCGTGTGGCAGCAGTCGCTCACGGACTGGATCACGACGAGCACGAACGCGATGGTCTATCGCAGTACCGTTGGTGCCTTCACTGTGCTGAACCAGTATCCGCAGCCCACCAGCTTCTCCGCTCCGCGGCAGGAGATCGTCTCAGGCAACTTCAAGGTGAACGCCACGATCCTGGCACCAGGCGGATGGGATGCGCGCGTGACCAGCGTGTATCTCGCGCCGGACCTGCTGCCGCAGGGGCGCATCGAGAGCCGCTACTCGCTGGATGTCGGGCTACGAAAGAGCGTACAGGGCGGACGTGGCGAGGTCATCGTGAATGCCACGGATGTGCTGAACACGATGCAGTTGCGGCGGACGATCCGGGGGACGGACTTCACGTGGCGGTCGACGGATTACCTCGAGACGCAGGCAATCAGGGTCGGGTACTCTTGGAAGTTCTGA
- a CDS encoding ferredoxin family protein, translating into MPYVITEACINTKDKSCVDVCPVDCIYEGPDMLYIHPDECIDCGACEPECPVTAIFPEEDVPANLKQYVAINREVFEKEPKPGRPTR; encoded by the coding sequence ATGCCGTACGTCATCACCGAAGCCTGCATCAATACGAAGGACAAGTCTTGCGTGGACGTCTGCCCCGTGGACTGCATCTACGAAGGGCCGGACATGCTGTACATCCATCCGGACGAGTGCATTGATTGCGGCGCCTGCGAGCCCGAGTGCCCGGTGACTGCGATCTTCCCCGAGGAGGATGTGCCGGCGAACCTCAAGCAGTATGTGGCGATCAATCGCGAGGTGTTTGAGAAGGAGCCGAAGCCGGGGCGGCCGACTCGCTGA